From a region of the Zingiber officinale cultivar Zhangliang chromosome 10B, Zo_v1.1, whole genome shotgun sequence genome:
- the LOC122028525 gene encoding AP2-like ethylene-responsive transcription factor ANT — protein sequence MKSMNNNNWLGFSLSSHMNMEVSSESPHHHQNHENHHHHQSQPTATACVSSSAVPCSFFQSPTSGLYYGGKGEAAGLYSHLPVMPLKSDGSLGVMEGITRSQHSGILPSPTRKLEDLLGGGPDTGAHHHYGNFEREAMALSLDSLYYYQNAHAESTLHGQQIPVVQHQLFLQPEGMCSGIPEHEMYQGPLEVGAMVEDGDLPSFKSWAPRSYTACNNGLAEEGGIGRRSIDVAGFGELQSLSLSMRPGSPSSCFMAPLPVASTTDRIDLDATKKLRPGKGSQKQTVHRKSIDTFGQRTSQYRGVTRHRWTGRYEAHLWDNSCKKEGQTRKGRQVYLGGYDTEEKAARAYDLAALKYWGPSTHINFPLESYQEELVEMKNMSRQEYVAHLRRKSSGFSRGASIYRGVTRHHQHGRWQARIGRVAGNKDLYLGTFSTQEEAAEAYDIAAIKFRGVNAVTNFDITRYDAEKIIASSTLLPGEIARKKRATEAEKDIPLEKNMCREPAEENNTAGSEWKMALYQSTETPPSTECRDHEPLMMSGDYRSPMSYPSTIGGLGGLETGNFVQGVVDSERLSTAHLSNQSSLVTSLASSREGSPDRIGLSIMFSPTPLASLIPSRPSIAIAQMPVFAAWNDV from the exons ATGAAATCCATGAACAATAACAACTGGCTTggtttctctctctcttctcatATGAACATGGAGGTTTCTTCGGAGTCGCCACATCACCATCAGAATCATGAAAACCATCATCACCACCAGTCTCAACCGACCGCCACAGCTTGCGTCTCTTCTTCTGCAGTCCCATGCAGTTTCTTTCAATCTCCCACCTCTGGACTCTATTATGGAGGGAAAGGAGAGGCCGCAGGGCTTTACTCTCACTTGCCTGTCATGCCCCTGAAATCTGATGGCTCTCTTGGCGTCATGGAAGGCATCACCAGATCACAACACTCGG GAATCCTCCCGTCTCCAACCCGGAAACTCGAAGACTTGTTGGGAGGCGGACCTGACACGGGGGCCCATCACCACTACGGCAACTTTGAAAGGGAAGCAATGGCTTTGAGCTTGGACAGCCTCTACTACTACCAAAATGCACACGCTGAAAGCACCCTCCATGGCCAGCAGATTCCAGTAGTACAACACCAACTGTTCTTGCAACCCGAAGGGATGTGCTCTGGGATACCAGAACACGAAATGTATCAGGGACCGCTGGAGGTGGGAGCCATGGTGGAAGATGGTGACCTTCCGAGCTTCAAAAGTTGGGCTCCTAGAAGCTATACTGCATGCAACAATGGGCTGGCCGAGGAAGGGGGGATTGGCCGTAGGTCTATAGATGTGGCTGGTTTCGGTGAGTTGCAATCCCTGAGCTTGTCCATGAGGCCTGGTTCACCGTCAAGTTGCTTCATGGCTCCACTGCCAGTTGCTTCAACAACTGACCGCATTGACCTTGATGCAACAAAGAAATTAAGGCCTGGTAAAGGAAGCCAGAAGCAGACAGTCCACCGGAAGTCCATTGATACATTTGGGCAGAGAACCTCTCAATATAGAGGTGTTACTAG GCATAGATGGACTGGGAGATATGAAGCGCATCTGTGGGACAATAGCTGCAAGAAAGAAGGTCAGACAAGGAAAGGAAGACAAG TATATCTCG GGGGATATGACACGGAGGAGAAAGCTGCCAGAGCTTATGACTTGGCGGCATTGAAGTATTGGGGACCATCAACGCATATTAACTTCCCT TTGGAAAGTTATCAAGAAGAACTGGTTGAAATGAAGAACATGAGCAGGCAAGAGTATGTTGCCCACTTAAGAAG GAAAAGCAGTGGTTTTTCGCGTGGGGCTTCGATTTACCGTGGAGTAACAAG GCATCACCAACATGGAAGATGGCAAGCTCGAATTGGTAGAGTTGCTGGAAACAAAGATCTTTATCTAGGAACCTTCA GTACTCAGGAGGAAGCAGCTGAAGCATATGATATTGCTGCGATAAAATTCCGCGGGGTGAATGCTGTTACAAACTTTGACATAACGAGATACGATGCAGAGAAGATCATAGCAAGTAGTACATTACTTCCAGGAGAGATTGCTAGGAAAAAAAGGGCAACTGAAGCAGAAAAAGATATTCCATTGGAGAAAAATATGTGCAGAGAGCCAGCTGAAGAAAACAATACTGCAGGTTCTGAATGGAAGATGGCTCTCTATCAATCCACTGAGACGCCTCCATCCACCGAGTGTCGTGATCACGAACCATTGATGATGAGTGGTGACTATAGGAGCCCGATGTCATACCCGTCGACAATTGGTGGACTTGGAGGTTTAGAAACTGGGAATTTTGTGCAAGGAGTTGTCGATTCTGAGAGACTGAGCACTGCCCATCTGTCGAACCAGTCGTCCTTAGTGACAAGCTTGGCCAGTTCCAGAGAAGGCAGTCCTGATCGGATTGGTCTTTCCATCATGTTTAGTCCCACCCCACTTGCTTCGTTGATTCCGTCGAGGCCCAGCATTGCCATTGCTCAAATGCCCGTTTTTGCTGCATGGAATGATGTTTGA
- the LOC122030400 gene encoding glutathione S-transferase T2-like has protein sequence MAKCVLATNEEVAMAAKERSHLFILSNESRRATIDPSISDKESLTSSSVPATQVPPHLSQEEREVELEENESKRRFWSPDEDVVLAKSWATISTDAIIGNDQKDQAFWKRIADYYNKHRPTGSMTKSYQRLKSHYYRFAPMVNKFSTTYNNFYTHRQSGWSDENMLENALNMWKANNNNKDFKYMHVWRVLKDYKKYTLQSVAHYSNKKARISESGGNTSTLNPDTSVDLDDSKVRIRPIGQKAAKRKGKSKAREGDTTEHNIDKEWLCGKPRSFIRIMKFL, from the exons ATGGCTAAATGCGTGTTAGCTACGAACGAGGAGGTTGCTATGGCAGCTAAAGAAAGGTCGCACCTAT tcatACTTTCGAATGAATCTAGAAGGGCGACTATTGATCCATCTATCAGCGACAAAGAATCTCTAACGTCATCATCTGTTCCAGCAACTCAGGTGCCACCACACTTATCACAAGAAGAGCGTGAAGTTGAGCTGGAGGAAAATGAATCGAAAAGaagattttggtctcctgatgaagaTGTGGTCCTTGCGAAGTCATGGGCAACTATAAGCACTGATGCAATCATTGGTAATGACCAGAAGGATCAAGCTTTTTGGAAACGCATTGCTGATTACTACAACAAACATCGCCCCACTGGATCTATGACTAAAAGTTATCAGCGTCTGAAATCACATTATTACAGGTTTGCACCGATGGTAAATAAATTTTCTAcaacttataataatttttatactcatcgGCAAAGCGGTTGGAGTGACGAGAATATGTTGGAGAATGCACTGAATATGTGGAaagccaacaacaataacaaggatTTTAAGTATATGCATGTGTGGAGAGTTCTCAAAGACTACAAGAAATATACTCTACAATCAGTTGCTCATTACTCTAACAAGAAGGCAAGGATATCCGAGTCAGGAGGAAACACTTCAACATTAAATCCAGATACAAGTGTTGATTTAGATGACTCTAAAGTCCGCATTCGTCCGATAGGACAAAAGGCAGCGAAGAGGAAGGGCAAATCTAAAGCCAGAGAGGGCGACACAACGGAACATAACATCGACAAAGAATGGCTCTGCGGGAAGCCGAgatctttcataaggattatgaaattcttatga